The Georgenia sp. TF02-10 genome window below encodes:
- a CDS encoding MetQ/NlpA family ABC transporter substrate-binding protein translates to MTLPRRAAAVLPAAALTLTLAACGGGADAAERGSDDDPVRIGVVGASQPEWQIFTDLAAEEGITVEIVDFSDYTQPNPALTDGDLDLNQFQHILYLAQYNEADGQDLTPIGATAVYPLGLYSEKYDSVEDIPDGEEIAIPNDVTNQGRALRVLEAAGLVTLAEDAGVVPDTTDVDTDASTVTVTPVEANQTVVALDSIAGSIVNNDFVDDAGLDPADALFADDAASDVAEPYINVWVARAEDAEDETLTKLVEIYHDQQVLDAVQESAGGTASFADQDAAELQEILAEVQADL, encoded by the coding sequence ATGACCCTCCCCCGCCGCGCGGCCGCCGTCCTGCCCGCCGCCGCGCTCACCCTCACCCTCGCCGCCTGCGGCGGGGGCGCCGACGCCGCCGAGCGCGGCTCCGACGACGACCCGGTCCGGATCGGCGTGGTCGGCGCCTCCCAGCCGGAGTGGCAGATCTTCACCGACCTCGCCGCCGAGGAGGGCATCACGGTGGAGATCGTCGACTTCTCCGACTACACCCAGCCCAACCCGGCCCTGACCGACGGGGACCTGGACCTCAACCAGTTCCAGCACATCCTCTATCTCGCCCAGTACAACGAGGCGGACGGGCAGGACCTCACCCCCATCGGGGCGACCGCCGTCTACCCGCTCGGCCTGTACTCCGAGAAGTACGACAGCGTCGAGGACATCCCGGACGGGGAGGAGATCGCCATCCCCAACGACGTCACCAACCAGGGCCGGGCCCTGCGCGTGCTCGAGGCGGCCGGGCTGGTCACCCTGGCCGAGGACGCCGGCGTGGTGCCGGACACCACCGACGTCGACACCGACGCCTCCACCGTCACGGTCACCCCGGTGGAGGCGAACCAGACGGTCGTGGCGCTGGACTCCATCGCCGGCTCGATCGTCAACAACGACTTCGTCGACGACGCCGGCCTGGACCCGGCCGACGCCCTGTTCGCCGACGACGCCGCGAGCGACGTCGCCGAGCCGTACATCAACGTCTGGGTCGCCCGCGCGGAGGACGCCGAGGACGAGACCCTGACCAAGCTCGTCGAGATCTACCACGACCAGCAGGTCCTCGACGCGGTGCAGGAGAGCGCGGGCGGCACCGCGTCCTTCGCCGACCAGGACGCCGCCGAGCTGCAGGAGATCCTCGCCGAGGTGCAGGCGGACCTGTGA
- a CDS encoding methionine ABC transporter ATP-binding protein, translating into MTVAIRLAGVHKTFGAGPGAVRAVQDVTLDVAEGEIFGVIGYSGAGKSTLVRLVNGLERVSAGTVVVHDRTVSGLSEKELRPVRADIGMVFQQFNLLNAKSVAENVAYPLRTARWPRAEREARVRELLDFVGLADKAGARPAELSGGQRQRVGIARALASRPRILLADECTSALDPETTREVLALLRRVNAELGVTIVVITHEMDVVRHLCDRVAVMEHGRVVELGAVYDVFAHPREEATRRFVGTSLRDRPTPDVLARLAATHPGTLVTVGVQEEHGSSAQIMRTLAEHDVDAAIVYGGITEIGQRPFGSLTLALTGAPDATAAALAALRRSTTVQEYPGLREGR; encoded by the coding sequence GTGACCGTAGCCATCCGGCTCGCCGGGGTGCACAAGACCTTCGGCGCGGGACCGGGGGCGGTCCGTGCCGTGCAGGACGTCACCCTCGACGTCGCCGAGGGTGAGATCTTCGGCGTGATCGGCTACTCCGGGGCCGGCAAGTCCACCCTGGTCCGGCTGGTCAACGGCCTGGAACGGGTCAGCGCCGGGACCGTCGTCGTCCACGACCGCACCGTCTCCGGGCTGAGCGAGAAGGAGCTGCGGCCGGTCCGCGCGGACATCGGCATGGTCTTCCAGCAGTTCAACCTGCTGAACGCCAAGTCCGTGGCGGAGAATGTCGCCTACCCGCTGCGGACGGCCCGCTGGCCCCGGGCGGAGCGGGAGGCCCGGGTGCGCGAGCTCCTCGACTTCGTCGGGCTCGCGGACAAGGCCGGCGCCCGGCCGGCCGAGCTCTCCGGCGGGCAGCGGCAGCGCGTCGGCATCGCCCGGGCGCTGGCCTCCCGGCCGCGGATCCTGCTGGCCGACGAGTGCACCTCGGCGCTGGACCCGGAGACCACCCGGGAGGTCCTCGCCCTGCTCCGCCGGGTCAACGCCGAGCTGGGCGTGACGATCGTCGTCATCACCCACGAGATGGACGTGGTCCGGCACCTGTGCGACCGGGTGGCGGTGATGGAGCACGGCCGGGTGGTCGAGCTCGGCGCCGTCTACGACGTCTTCGCCCACCCCCGCGAGGAGGCCACCCGGCGCTTCGTCGGCACCTCGCTGCGGGACCGGCCCACCCCGGACGTCCTGGCCCGGCTGGCCGCCACCCACCCCGGCACCCTGGTCACCGTCGGGGTGCAGGAGGAGCACGGCTCCAGCGCCCAGATCATGCGGACCCTCGCCGAGCACGACGTCGACGCGGCCATCGTCTACGGCGGCATCACCGAGATCGGCCAGCGGCCCTTCGGCTCCCTCACCCTGGCGCTGACCGGGGCGCCGGACGCCACCGCGGCGGCGCTGGCCGCGCTGCGCAGGAGCACCACCGTCCAGGAGTACCCCGGCCTGAGGGAGGGCAGATGA
- a CDS encoding methionine ABC transporter permease, whose translation MKFDWAADWPVFLEAFGQTLYIVAAAMIIGGGVGLVLGIVLYTTRRGGLLANRYVFGALNVLVNLVRPIPFVIFITAVGPLTIALTGSRIGTDAFIVPAAIMAAFATSRIVEQNLVALDPGMIEAARSMGASPLRIIRTVVIPEALAPLILGYTFIFVAVVDMSALAGIVGGGGLGNFALTFGYQRFDWVVTYVTVLVIVALVQAVQFLGNHLARRVLRR comes from the coding sequence ATGAAGTTCGACTGGGCGGCCGACTGGCCCGTCTTCCTCGAGGCGTTCGGGCAGACGCTCTACATCGTCGCGGCCGCGATGATCATCGGCGGCGGCGTCGGGCTGGTCCTCGGCATCGTGCTGTACACCACCCGCCGCGGCGGGCTGCTCGCCAACCGGTACGTCTTCGGCGCGCTGAACGTGCTGGTGAACCTCGTCCGGCCGATCCCGTTCGTCATCTTCATCACCGCCGTCGGGCCGCTGACCATCGCGCTGACCGGCTCGCGGATCGGCACCGACGCGTTCATCGTGCCCGCCGCGATCATGGCCGCCTTCGCCACCTCCCGGATCGTGGAGCAGAACCTGGTGGCCCTCGACCCCGGGATGATCGAGGCGGCCCGGTCCATGGGCGCCTCCCCGCTGCGGATCATCCGCACGGTGGTCATCCCCGAGGCGCTCGCCCCGCTCATCCTCGGCTACACCTTCATCTTCGTCGCGGTGGTGGACATGTCCGCCCTCGCCGGGATCGTCGGCGGCGGCGGGCTGGGCAACTTCGCCCTCACCTTCGGCTACCAGCGCTTCGACTGGGTGGTCACCTACGTGACCGTCCTGGTCATCGTGGCCCTCGTGCAGGCGGTGCAGTTCCTCGGCAACCACCTCGCCCGGCGGGTGCTGCGGCGGTGA
- a CDS encoding aldehyde dehydrogenase family protein, whose product MTQYADPAAETAEATTSPSTYAAPGTEGAVMSYEKRYEHYIGGRWVPPVRGEYFDNPTPITGEVFCQVARGTAEDIDAALDAAHAAAPAWGRTSVAERAAVLGKIADRMEENLERLAVAETWENGKPVRETLAADIPLAIDHFRYFAGAIRAQEGSISQIDDDTVAYHFQEPLGVVGQIIPWNFPILMATWKLAPALAAGNAVVLKPAEQTPASIMYLMSLIGDLLPEGVVNVVNGFGAEAGKPLASSPRIRKIAFTGETTTGRLIMQYASQNLIPVTLELGGKSPNIFFEDVLRADDAYLDKALEGFTMFALNQGEVCTCPSRALIQESIFEEFIARALERTRQVKRGHPLDPSTMIGAQASADQYEKIRSYLAIGKEEGAEVLLGGDVDTVPGLDGGFYIQPTVFKGENSMRIFQEEIFGPVLAVTTFKDFDDAMRIANDTLYGLGAGVWTRDGALAYRAGRAIQAGRVWTNTYHQYPAHAAFGGYKQSGIGRENHLAMLDHYQQTKNLLVSYAEGPQGFF is encoded by the coding sequence ATGACCCAGTACGCCGACCCGGCCGCCGAGACCGCCGAGGCCACGACGAGCCCGAGCACCTACGCCGCGCCCGGCACCGAGGGCGCGGTGATGAGCTACGAGAAGCGCTACGAGCACTACATCGGCGGCCGGTGGGTGCCGCCGGTGCGCGGGGAGTACTTCGACAACCCCACCCCGATCACCGGGGAGGTGTTCTGCCAGGTGGCCCGCGGGACCGCCGAGGACATCGACGCCGCCCTGGACGCCGCGCACGCCGCCGCCCCGGCCTGGGGCCGGACCAGCGTGGCGGAGCGGGCCGCCGTGCTCGGCAAGATCGCGGACCGGATGGAGGAGAACCTCGAGCGGCTCGCCGTCGCCGAGACGTGGGAGAACGGCAAGCCGGTCCGGGAGACGCTGGCGGCCGACATCCCCCTGGCGATCGACCACTTCCGGTACTTCGCCGGCGCCATCCGCGCCCAGGAGGGCAGCATCTCCCAGATCGACGACGACACCGTCGCCTACCACTTCCAGGAGCCGCTCGGCGTCGTCGGGCAGATCATCCCGTGGAACTTCCCCATCCTGATGGCCACCTGGAAGCTGGCGCCCGCGCTGGCCGCCGGCAACGCCGTCGTCCTCAAGCCGGCGGAGCAGACGCCGGCGTCGATCATGTACCTCATGTCCCTGATCGGGGACCTGCTGCCGGAGGGCGTCGTCAACGTCGTCAACGGGTTCGGCGCCGAGGCCGGCAAGCCGCTGGCGTCCAGCCCGCGGATCCGCAAGATCGCCTTCACCGGGGAGACGACGACCGGCCGGCTGATCATGCAGTACGCCTCCCAGAACCTCATCCCGGTCACCCTGGAGCTGGGCGGGAAGTCCCCGAACATCTTCTTCGAGGACGTCCTGCGCGCCGACGACGCCTACCTGGACAAGGCGCTGGAGGGGTTCACGATGTTCGCCCTGAACCAGGGCGAGGTCTGCACCTGCCCGTCCCGGGCGCTGATCCAGGAGTCGATCTTCGAGGAGTTCATCGCCCGGGCGCTGGAGCGGACCCGGCAGGTCAAGCGCGGCCACCCGCTGGACCCGAGCACGATGATCGGCGCGCAGGCCTCCGCCGACCAGTACGAGAAGATCCGCAGCTACCTCGCCATCGGCAAGGAGGAGGGCGCGGAGGTCCTGCTCGGCGGCGACGTGGACACGGTGCCGGGCCTGGACGGCGGGTTCTACATCCAGCCCACGGTGTTCAAGGGCGAGAACTCGATGCGGATCTTCCAGGAGGAGATCTTCGGCCCGGTCCTGGCGGTGACGACGTTCAAGGACTTCGACGACGCGATGCGGATCGCCAACGACACCCTCTACGGGCTGGGCGCCGGGGTCTGGACCCGCGACGGCGCGCTGGCCTACCGCGCCGGCCGCGCCATCCAGGCGGGCCGGGTGTGGACGAACACCTACCACCAGTACCCCGCGCACGCCGCGTTCGGCGGGTACAAGCAGTCCGGCATCGGTCGGGAGAATCACCTGGCGATGCTCGACCACTACCAGCAGACGAAGAACCTGCTCGTCTCCTACGCCGAGGGCCCGCAGGGCTTCTTCTAG
- a CDS encoding DUF779 domain-containing protein produces MTVRPGTAVAVPAAAAAAPAAAAATDAPSPGATAPPEPRVVALPAAMDLLRRLRERHGPLMMHQSGGCCDGSSPMCYAQGDFIVGDRDVLLGVLDLDAGVGEVRRTAPADADAVPVWISGPQFALWQHTQLILDVVPGRGAGFSLEGPEGVRFLTRSRVFTTAERAALQAGGFLTGADWEGGARPAPPARPQVVATAQDACAVPGG; encoded by the coding sequence ATGACGGTCCGACCAGGGACGGCGGTGGCGGTGCCGGCGGCGGCCGCTGCCGCACCGGCCGCCGCCGCGGCCACGGACGCCCCGTCTCCGGGTGCAACGGCCCCGCCCGAGCCGCGGGTGGTCGCGCTCCCGGCGGCGATGGACCTGCTCCGCCGGCTCCGCGAGCGGCACGGGCCGCTGATGATGCACCAGTCCGGCGGGTGCTGCGACGGCTCCTCGCCGATGTGCTACGCCCAGGGCGACTTCATCGTCGGCGACCGGGACGTGCTGCTCGGCGTCCTGGACCTCGACGCCGGGGTGGGCGAGGTCCGGCGCACCGCCCCGGCGGACGCCGACGCCGTGCCGGTGTGGATCTCCGGGCCGCAGTTCGCGCTGTGGCAGCACACCCAACTCATCCTCGACGTCGTCCCCGGCCGCGGCGCCGGGTTCAGCCTCGAGGGGCCGGAGGGGGTGCGCTTCCTGACCAGGTCCCGGGTCTTCACGACGGCGGAGCGCGCCGCCCTGCAGGCCGGCGGGTTCCTCACGGGTGCGGACTGGGAGGGCGGCGCGCGGCCCGCGCCGCCCGCTCGGCCGCAGGTCGTGGCGACGGCCCAGGACGCCTGCGCCGTGCCCGGCGGCTGA